In one window of Bacillota bacterium DNA:
- a CDS encoding ferritin family protein, producing the protein MGNILRFALQMELDGKNFYHRLALHVKASDHKKVLFSLAADEEKHYQKLKTVQSTDKHRFLKSEQLAGLQNVFREQIFVVNYGQLNIMEIYQLALRFEELSVLFYRGLAESSLDKAVTSIFKQLAEEEEEHRQQIWQLIQLLSRSEEWYPYLDL; encoded by the coding sequence GTGGGTAATATCCTGAGATTTGCGCTGCAGATGGAACTGGATGGGAAGAATTTTTATCATAGACTGGCGCTGCATGTTAAAGCCAGTGACCACAAAAAAGTATTATTTTCCTTGGCCGCTGATGAAGAAAAGCATTACCAGAAGCTGAAGACAGTTCAAAGTACAGACAAACATCGCTTTTTAAAGAGCGAACAGCTGGCAGGTCTGCAGAATGTTTTTCGGGAGCAGATTTTTGTGGTTAACTATGGGCAGCTGAACATTATGGAAATATACCAGCTGGCGCTCCGGTTTGAAGAGTTAAGTGTCCTATTCTATCGGGGATTGGCTGAATCCAGCCTGGATAAAGCAGTCACATCAATTTTTAAACAGTTAGCGGAAGAAGAGGAAGAACACAGACAGCAGATTTGGCAGTTGATTCAACTTCTCAGCCGTTCAGAGGAATGGTATCCATATTTAGATCTTTAA
- a CDS encoding sulfatase-like hydrolase/transferase, producing the protein MSKPNSKPNVIFLMTDQHRWDALGVVNPLVKTPNIDRLAKTGIRYEQAVCQAPMCVPSRYSMMFGYYPSQLGVRGNGGGLFFEDRLPSNPLPELMRQNGYQTAGFGKTHWNHGFLNPEPPTRGFEVRAEGQHRDSAQYEQGAVMMSDVNPEGLQRYFEETKDFGGGEENPNGYIGLTSQISPSDHRDGFIAEQCLKFLDEGVDPDRPLFLYLSFIKPHAGFNVIKEFEDLYDINDIPDVPVPPWLEEPDTHLKATREQNPQMQLRYQRWREVWENLSSEERRRTTLRYWANCSWLDDYIGQVLDKLEKLGRLENSIIVFCSDHGDMMGERQHTFSKYCLYDSSVRVPLIVSGSVVPEAKRGTVDHRPAELVDLIPTITNAINARQDPRLPGLDLLGDAKKLGGFCEFYGGAPDRQYGTPSYMWRKKDWKLILYLPGPLTEAVSKVDQAQGELYCLESDPHEWNNLYDDPQYAEIREQMKTELLMHLAISWAKGPVFYEKDGLRPLGADIGPEEL; encoded by the coding sequence ATGAGTAAGCCTAACAGCAAACCAAATGTGATCTTTTTAATGACGGATCAGCATCGTTGGGATGCCCTGGGTGTTGTCAATCCCCTTGTAAAGACCCCGAATATCGATCGCTTGGCAAAGACAGGGATTCGCTATGAGCAAGCAGTATGTCAAGCGCCGATGTGTGTACCCAGCCGCTATTCCATGATGTTTGGATATTACCCATCACAGCTGGGTGTTCGCGGCAATGGAGGAGGACTGTTTTTTGAGGACCGCCTGCCGTCAAACCCGCTGCCGGAACTGATGCGGCAGAACGGTTATCAGACTGCAGGATTTGGCAAAACCCACTGGAATCACGGTTTCCTAAACCCTGAGCCGCCAACCCGCGGATTTGAAGTGCGGGCAGAGGGCCAGCACAGGGACAGTGCTCAATATGAGCAGGGAGCAGTGATGATGAGTGATGTCAATCCGGAAGGATTACAACGATATTTTGAAGAGACTAAGGATTTTGGGGGCGGCGAAGAGAATCCCAATGGATATATTGGGTTGACTAGCCAAATCTCGCCATCAGATCACCGCGACGGCTTTATTGCCGAGCAGTGCCTCAAATTCTTGGATGAAGGGGTAGATCCGGATCGTCCCCTGTTCCTGTACTTATCGTTTATTAAGCCCCATGCCGGGTTTAATGTAATCAAAGAGTTCGAAGACTTATATGATATCAATGACATTCCTGATGTGCCGGTACCACCGTGGTTAGAAGAGCCGGACACACATCTTAAAGCAACCCGAGAGCAGAATCCTCAGATGCAGCTTCGCTATCAGAGGTGGCGTGAGGTTTGGGAAAACCTGAGCAGTGAAGAGCGGCGCCGCACAACGCTTCGCTATTGGGCAAACTGCAGCTGGCTTGATGACTATATTGGCCAAGTTCTGGACAAGCTGGAGAAATTGGGAAGACTGGAAAACAGCATTATTGTTTTCTGCTCCGATCACGGTGACATGATGGGTGAGCGCCAGCATACTTTCAGCAAATACTGCTTGTATGACAGCAGTGTGCGCGTTCCTTTAATTGTATCCGGCAGTGTTGTTCCTGAAGCTAAGCGGGGTACGGTTGATCACCGTCCGGCTGAATTAGTGGATTTGATTCCCACCATCACTAATGCGATTAATGCCCGCCAGGATCCGCGCCTGCCTGGTTTAGATTTATTAGGTGATGCCAAAAAACTAGGCGGCTTCTGTGAGTTCTACGGAGGTGCGCCGGATCGGCAGTACGGCACCCCGTCATATATGTGGCGGAAAAAAGATTGGAAGCTGATTCTCTACCTGCCAGGACCTTTAACTGAAGCTGTGAGCAAGGTGGACCAGGCACAGGGTGAATTGTACTGCCTCGAGTCGGATCCGCATGAATGGAACAATCTCTACGATGATCCTCAATACGCGGAAATTCGCGAGCAGATGAAAACAGAACTTCTGATGCATCTGGCCATTTCCTGGGCTAAAGGGCCAGTATTCTATGAAAAGGACGGATTGAGGCCTTTAGGTGCCGATATCGGGCCGGAGGAGTTATAA